From the Vibrio natriegens NBRC 15636 = ATCC 14048 = DSM 759 genome, the window TTCTTTAAGTTTTGCAATAAACTCGTCACTTAAATCAAACTGAGCTTGAATGTCTAAATAGTAGTTGTTTGGTATCTTCAACTGATAAATTGGCGAAAGGTCTTTTACTGCTGCGAAAATATCATGACATTGAATAGCAATCTGGTTAATGCTCGCCCCATTTGACGCATTTAAAAAACGCTGAGCAGAGGTCTGCTTCGCACTCGTGCTGTTTAACGCAAACTTAATCTTGCCGTTTGGACTGGTAATCGTACGGCTGGTGATCAGACCGTTGATATCTGGCAAGTCGTAGCTCTCTTCCGGAACAAAACCAAAAATTGATTTGTAGAAGAACAAGTTAGACAACAAGGTTTCAGGTGACACCACCTGCCCCATATGGTCGATACGGATTAGGTTGTCATTATAGGCAGCACCATCCGTCAGCGGTTCAAAATCGACGTCATAGAACTTCTCTGCGTGGTTTTGATCAAGCAGATGGATAAGCAGATTACTTGAGCTTTTCAGCGTCGGGATATCCAGTTCATTCTCTTGGCGCGCCTGATAAATCGTCGGGCTATTGTAACGCTTTGCCAGTTCAACTAAGCGGTTTGCGTCCTTCGCTAATACACCCAACGCACAAACAGATTCACCATGCCCTTCTAAGTAACTACTCGCATTACTATTTTTCTCATAGTTGAATACGAAGTTGATATCACCAAGTTGGTAAAGGTCAACATTTTTGCTTTTATGACAATGGGTTTTCTTAAAGCCAAGTGATTCGATGATATCGGTAAACGGGTTGTTTTCACGTTCTTTTACCGCAAATTCCACAAAACTTATATCACTCACTTCAGGCGCTTCGAACGTGTCACTGCTCTGATCTTCAAGCCATTTCAAAGAGCGCACACCATCAATCGCTTTTTCAATTGGAGACGAAGAGCGGAACTCATCATTAAACACTTCATGCGACAAGTAATCGTCGTAACCTTTGTCTTTAAGTGCCTGAACAAACTCAATAATAGGGAAATCACCCTGACCAGGGAAGCAGCGATAATGGCGGCTGTACTGCAGAATGTCCATTTGCATCTTAGGCGCATCAGCCAATTGAACCAGGCCAATTTTTTCAACTGGAATGTCGTTCTTTAACGTGTCCAGCGTGTTACCACGGGCGAACATATGGAATGTATCAAGTACGATACCCAAGTTTGGGTGATCCACTCGCTTAACGATATCCCAGGCGTCATC encodes:
- a CDS encoding bifunctional sugar phosphate isomerase/epimerase/4-hydroxyphenylpyruvate dioxygenase family protein, yielding MKYSIATVCLSGTLEQKMHAAAKAGFHAIEIFENDLTQYRGTARDVKRIADSLGLEILVLQPFRDMEGLPPELRDKKYKMMERKIDLAHQLGTDRLMMCSSVHPLASPDRNQCAADLHALAELAKREDMKLSYEALAWGRHIADYDDAWDIVKRVDHPNLGIVLDTFHMFARGNTLDTLKNDIPVEKIGLVQLADAPKMQMDILQYSRHYRCFPGQGDFPIIEFVQALKDKGYDDYLSHEVFNDEFRSSSPIEKAIDGVRSLKWLEDQSSDTFEAPEVSDISFVEFAVKERENNPFTDIIESLGFKKTHCHKSKNVDLYQLGDINFVFNYEKNSNASSYLEGHGESVCALGVLAKDANRLVELAKRYNSPTIYQARQENELDIPTLKSSSNLLIHLLDQNHAEKFYDVDFEPLTDGAAYNDNLIRIDHMGQVVSPETLLSNLFFYKSIFGFVPEESYDLPDINGLITSRTITSPNGKIKFALNSTSAKQTSAQRFLNASNGASINQIAIQCHDIFAAVKDLSPIYQLKIPNNYYLDIQAQFDLSDEFIAKLKENNILYTEDDTGSFLHFYTKEVNGLFFEVLQRVGNYKKYGETNAFIRLASQSYHD